One Hordeum vulgare subsp. vulgare chromosome 4H, MorexV3_pseudomolecules_assembly, whole genome shotgun sequence DNA window includes the following coding sequences:
- the LOC123451112 gene encoding protein JINGUBANG-like, which translates to MGNHQKLLNFLRPDPAVAACSPRSFSSSSASVSDDDGYSSSPWRYGGSSTPPTPKSPWAHLPGLAAGGASAQHEATGLIASLVKEDGHVYSLAATGDVLYTGTDSRNVRVWRDQRELAGFRTASGLVKAIVVADDGRIFTGHQDGKVRVWRADAGNPAAHRQVGSLPKLRDYLKSAVNPTSYVETQRRGRHRAVWLRHSDAVSSLSLDEGAGLLYSASWDRTFKVWRVSDSKCLESVSAHDDAVNTVAAAGFDSVVFTGSADGTVKVWRREPAAKKGDATEHVLEKVLRKGEGAVTAIAVSPEDRVVYAGSSDGLVTYWYWADGEARYGGVLKGHKMAVMCLAVAGNVVVSGSADRTLCAWRRDGAEHACLGVLAGHTGPVKCAAMDEEAAAGPGGDRRFVVYSGSLDGSVKVWRLSDAEAGPGTTVPVTERTAAARAQPSQVWRGQSAQAPYAEEWALALHQTPELKRVLVAAA; encoded by the coding sequence ATGGGTAACCACCAGAAGCTGCTCAACTTCCTCCGGCCGGACCCCGCGGTGGCCGCATGCTCGCCgaggtccttctcctcctcttccgcatCCGTGTCAGACGACGACGGCTACAGCTCCTCGCCGTGGCGCTACGGCGGCTCCTCGACCCCGCCCACGCCCAAGTCGCCGTGGGCGCACCTCCCGGGGCTCGCTGCCGGGGGCGCCTCTGCCCAACATGAGGCCACGGGGCTCATCGCGTCGCTGGTCAAGGAGGACGGCCACGTCTACTCGCTGGCGGCCACCGGGGACGTTCTTTACACCGGAACCGACTCTCGGAACGTGCGCGTGTGGCGGGATCAGCGCGAGCTCGCCGGGTTCAGGACCGCCAGCGGCCTCGTCAAGGCCATCGTCGTCGCCGACGACGGCCGCATCTTCACCGGCCACCAGGACGGCAAGGTGCGCGTGTGGCGCGCCGACGCGGGCAACCCCGCCGCGCACCGCCAGGTGGGGTCGCTCCCGAAGCTCAGGGACTACCTCAAGAGCGCCGTCAACCCCACCAGCTACGTCGAGACGCAGCGCCGGGGGCGCCATCGCGCGGTGTGGCTTCGGCACTCGGACGCCGTGTCCTCCCTCAGCCTCGACGAGGGCGCCGGGCTGCTCTACTCGGCCTCGTGGGACAGGACCTTCAAGGTGTGGCGCGTGTCGGACTCCAAGTGCCTCGAGTCCGTCAGCGCGCACGACGACGCCGTCAACACCGTGGCCGCCGCCGGGTTCGACAGCGTCGTGTTCACCGGGTCGGCCGACGGCACCGTCAAGGTGTGGCGGCGGGAGCCTGCCGCGAAGAAGGGAGACGCGACGGAGCATGTCCTGGAGAAGGTGCTCAGGAAGGGCGAGGGCGCGGTGACCGCCATCGCCGTGTCGCCCGAGGACCGCGTCGTGTACGCGGGCTCGTCGGACGGGCTGGTCACCTACTGGTACTGGGCGGACGGTGAGGCGAGATACGGCGGCGTGCTCAAGGGCCACAAGATGGCGGTGATGTGCCTGGCGGTGGCCGGCAACGTCGTCGTCAGCGGCTCGGCCGACCGGACCCTCTGCGCGTGGCGCCGCGACGGGGCAGAGCACGCATGTCTAGGCGTGCTGGCCGGACACACTGGGCCCGTGAAGTGCGCCGCCATGGACGAGGAGGCGGCCGCCGGTCCGGGCGGCGATCGGCGGTTCGTGGTGTACAGCGGGAGCCTGGACGGGTCGGTCAAGGTGTGGCGGCTGTCGGACGCGGAAGCAGGGCCGGGCACGACAGTGCCGGTGACGGAGCGCACGGCAGCAGCACGGGCGCAGCCGTCACAGGTGTGGAGAGGCCAGTCGGCTCAGGCGCCGTACGCGGAAGAGTGGGCGCTGGCGCTGCACCAGACGCCGGAGCTGAAGCGCGTGCTCGTGGCAGCTGCGTGA